The following proteins are co-located in the Noviherbaspirillum sp. UKPF54 genome:
- a CDS encoding ABC transporter substrate-binding protein has translation MKFFSKVAGAVVGMAVLCGGTAEARDWSVIKSSGTMIAATEGAFFPFNYFEGPKLTGFEVELAEAVVAKLGLKMEWRVVSFDAQLASIRQDRFDFAIASHGYTEERAKSVDFANPHYCTGGQIAAAKDGPLTMDALKGKTVGVQLATSYYDNAKKIPGVQEIKTYKADPEAFSALRAKKVDAWISDKWLIKSTLEKNAGSGIVSGEQVFVERVSMILRKNNKELKDQLNNALAEVVKDGTYAKLSQKYFKTDISCHQ, from the coding sequence ATGAAGTTTTTTTCTAAGGTGGCGGGCGCTGTCGTCGGCATGGCGGTCCTGTGCGGCGGAACGGCAGAGGCGCGCGACTGGAGCGTCATCAAGTCCTCGGGAACGATGATTGCAGCGACCGAAGGCGCTTTTTTTCCGTTCAACTATTTTGAAGGCCCGAAGCTGACCGGCTTCGAGGTGGAACTGGCGGAAGCGGTCGTGGCCAAGCTCGGCCTGAAGATGGAATGGCGCGTGGTGTCCTTCGACGCCCAGCTCGCGTCCATTCGCCAGGACCGCTTCGACTTCGCCATCGCCTCCCACGGCTACACCGAGGAGCGCGCCAAATCGGTGGATTTCGCCAATCCCCACTACTGCACCGGCGGCCAGATTGCCGCTGCCAAGGACGGCCCCCTGACCATGGATGCTCTCAAGGGAAAAACCGTGGGCGTGCAGCTGGCGACCAGCTACTACGATAACGCCAAGAAGATTCCCGGCGTGCAAGAGATCAAGACCTACAAGGCGGATCCGGAAGCGTTTTCCGCTCTCAGGGCCAAGAAGGTCGACGCCTGGATTTCCGACAAGTGGCTGATCAAGTCCACGCTGGAAAAGAACGCCGGCTCCGGCATCGTCTCCGGCGAGCAAGTCTTCGTCGAGCGCGTCTCCATGATCCTGCGCAAGAACAACAAGGAACTGAAAGACCAGCTCAACAACGCCCTGGCCGAAGTCGTCAAGGATGGCACCTACGCCAAGCTGTCCCAGAAATATTTCAAGACAGATATTTCCTGTCACCAGTAA
- a CDS encoding NAD-glutamate dehydrogenase domain-containing protein yields MKQQDLRSHVLQLALADKAAGNPQVEALIATWLDSIEDEDLAGIAPQSLASPLWEGFSRLAKWTPQEGCRIEQLPYADGRGGQGTALLILNEDMPFLVDSMVMALRKLRVPSRAVLNAVLSVQRATDGSVAGVSRVGNGGAPAESWVLCLLAEQPGQGDLDTLLANIRMAAGDAATVRHDAVALRAKLSEVAAGAVVQPGGADGHEVAAFLEWAKNGGFELFGYARYQVQAGQRELVRTPGSALGVLADKSHPVYGDCLAGIPGDFDTLAARKDALSVVKADVQSTLHRDQQLDFIGVRDTGSQGEVLGEHCFVGLFSRAATFSTFPQLPFARGRIKQVLSLAGVRSEGFRAEKFLEILESLPRTELLEADPAWLAEVCGSVVALYKQPRAKVFARRDVYGRHLNVLIYMPREHYSGSLADHLAQTLQTISGARDVRAQTLLSDGPLARLYLIAAGAGMALDLDADIQQPMQVALEGWHSSFESLVDGTEDAALRHALRKMELILPTDYIASATAQVAYRDLCTLLSNPQPARVKVRIEVSAAEAVSIRLHSVNTVPPLSTILPALQNAGVAIGRERTHSIPAADGSRYFVTSLSVDAQSAMKLAQPQVAQVAQELFEALFNDEAEDGRMNALVIDAGLRMREVQLIRAYASYWRQAGCKFSLRYMAERLKTQPALVRTLVESFTARFDPTLSAEQRAFGTATLSSFKQRLAEVNHADTENILGSIATLMLATLRTSYFQSAQAGDTIIFKFDSSQLALLPQPRPYREIFVFARRFEGVHLRGGPVARGGLRWSDRMEDYRTEVLGLVKAQMVKNAVIVPVGAKGGFVCKMMPKDATRDVIAVEGEAVYRQFIAGLLDVTDNRVRGEVVRPAETVCYDDPDPYLVVAADKGTATFSDIANGIAVKRGFWLGDAFASGGSNGYDHKKLGITAKGAWEAVKRHFYELGHDLNTTPITAVGVGDMSGDVFGNGMLLSNQMKLVAAFDHRHIFVDPNPDPAVSLAERERMFALPRSSWDDYDKSLISAGGGVWPRTARSIELSAEARTALGIAATSVTPEELMHAILMAPVDLFYNGGIGTYIKASTETNEQVKDRANDAIRVDGADLRCKVVSEGGNLGATQAGRIEFALKGGHIFTDAIDNSAGVDCSDHEVNVKIWLDTEVNAGILSEQERNRLLTDITPDIVSLVLRDNALQTHLLTRETQAQADSAAQDSYAALIANLEAEGVISRKLEQLPSAVELAERKAQGHGLTAPELAVVLAHVKNRYKRILAELPLTQQPWATTLLTPYFPPALVAGRNPLEHPLANAILATVLANEAVNRCGPVMVAEIAAARGVKETEVLCAWAQAWAALNLAPVFATLDAHALQVPRDVSIEIDRHTRALQKAVMAGVLSVPEQQLRESGALRELTQLFSRPQAVRELAPVSESTLAAQGLPADFAQACETVEALEGIADFLFAGLSVPRPEGMSLPQFLQLGMALRRQAGIDGLERVLMHAPASASQAPLRDHALQALRRAQQRLLMRLLQQIPVGSKPSDSPAAVVEALMRKLKVGAVQAGAQPGLEHAVLDAWALSEAASSATDAA; encoded by the coding sequence ATGAAACAGCAAGACCTACGTTCGCACGTCCTGCAGCTTGCGCTGGCCGACAAGGCCGCCGGCAACCCCCAGGTCGAGGCGCTGATCGCCACCTGGCTCGATTCGATCGAAGATGAAGACCTGGCGGGCATCGCGCCGCAAAGCCTGGCTTCGCCGCTGTGGGAAGGCTTTTCCCGTCTGGCCAAATGGACGCCGCAGGAAGGCTGCCGCATCGAGCAGCTGCCGTATGCGGACGGCCGCGGCGGGCAGGGCACCGCGCTCCTGATCCTCAACGAGGACATGCCGTTCCTGGTCGATTCGATGGTGATGGCGCTGCGCAAGCTGCGCGTGCCGTCGCGCGCCGTGCTCAATGCCGTGCTGTCGGTGCAGCGCGCCACCGACGGCAGCGTCGCCGGCGTCTCCAGAGTGGGTAATGGCGGGGCCCCGGCCGAGTCCTGGGTGCTGTGCCTGCTGGCGGAGCAGCCGGGCCAGGGGGACCTGGACACCTTGCTCGCCAATATCCGCATGGCCGCCGGCGATGCCGCCACCGTGCGTCATGACGCGGTCGCGCTGCGCGCCAAGCTGTCCGAGGTCGCCGCCGGCGCCGTCGTACAGCCCGGCGGCGCCGACGGCCACGAAGTGGCGGCCTTCCTGGAGTGGGCGAAGAATGGCGGCTTCGAGCTGTTCGGCTACGCGCGCTACCAGGTGCAGGCCGGCCAGCGCGAACTGGTGCGCACGCCCGGCAGCGCGCTTGGCGTGCTGGCCGACAAGAGCCATCCGGTGTACGGCGACTGCCTGGCCGGCATCCCGGGCGACTTCGATACGCTGGCCGCACGCAAGGATGCGCTGTCGGTGGTGAAAGCCGACGTGCAGTCGACGCTGCACCGTGACCAGCAGCTCGACTTCATCGGCGTGCGCGACACCGGCAGCCAGGGCGAGGTGCTCGGCGAGCACTGCTTCGTCGGCTTGTTCTCGCGTGCCGCAACTTTCAGCACCTTCCCGCAACTGCCGTTCGCGCGCGGCCGCATCAAGCAGGTGTTGTCGCTGGCGGGCGTGCGTTCCGAAGGATTCCGCGCCGAGAAATTCCTTGAAATCCTCGAATCCCTGCCGCGCACCGAACTGCTGGAGGCAGATCCGGCCTGGCTGGCCGAGGTATGCGGCTCCGTAGTGGCCCTGTACAAGCAGCCGCGCGCCAAGGTGTTCGCGCGGCGCGACGTGTACGGGCGCCACCTGAACGTGTTGATCTACATGCCGCGCGAGCACTACAGCGGCAGCCTGGCCGACCACCTGGCGCAAACCCTGCAGACCATCTCCGGCGCGCGCGATGTACGCGCCCAGACGCTGCTGTCGGACGGGCCGCTGGCGCGCCTGTACCTGATCGCCGCCGGCGCCGGCATGGCGCTGGATCTCGATGCCGACATCCAGCAGCCGATGCAGGTCGCGCTGGAAGGCTGGCATAGCAGTTTCGAGAGCCTGGTCGACGGCACCGAGGACGCCGCGCTGCGCCACGCTCTGCGCAAGATGGAGCTGATCCTGCCGACCGACTACATTGCGTCCGCGACGGCCCAGGTGGCTTACCGCGACCTGTGCACGCTGCTGTCCAACCCGCAGCCCGCGCGCGTGAAGGTGCGCATCGAAGTCAGCGCGGCCGAAGCCGTCAGCATCCGCCTGCATTCGGTTAACACAGTGCCGCCGCTGTCGACCATCCTGCCCGCGCTGCAGAATGCCGGCGTGGCAATCGGGCGCGAGCGCACCCATTCGATTCCGGCCGCCGACGGCTCGCGCTATTTCGTGACCAGCCTGTCGGTCGACGCGCAAAGCGCCATGAAGCTGGCCCAGCCGCAGGTCGCGCAGGTGGCGCAGGAATTGTTCGAGGCGCTGTTCAACGACGAGGCCGAGGACGGCCGCATGAACGCGCTGGTGATCGACGCCGGCCTGCGCATGCGCGAGGTTCAGCTGATCCGCGCCTATGCCAGCTACTGGCGCCAGGCCGGCTGCAAGTTCAGCCTGCGCTACATGGCCGAGCGCTTGAAGACCCAGCCTGCGCTGGTGCGTACGCTGGTGGAAAGCTTCACCGCGCGCTTCGATCCGACGCTCTCCGCCGAGCAGCGCGCCTTCGGCACCGCAACGCTGTCCTCGTTCAAGCAGCGCCTGGCCGAGGTCAACCATGCCGACACCGAGAACATCCTGGGCAGCATCGCCACGCTGATGCTTGCCACCCTGCGCACCTCATACTTCCAGAGCGCGCAGGCGGGCGACACCATCATCTTCAAGTTCGACAGCAGCCAGCTCGCGCTGCTGCCGCAGCCACGCCCGTACCGCGAAATCTTCGTGTTCGCGCGCCGCTTCGAGGGCGTGCACCTGCGCGGCGGCCCGGTGGCGCGCGGCGGCCTGCGCTGGTCGGACCGCATGGAGGATTACCGCACCGAGGTGCTGGGCCTGGTGAAGGCGCAGATGGTCAAGAACGCGGTGATCGTGCCGGTCGGCGCCAAGGGCGGCTTCGTGTGCAAGATGATGCCCAAGGACGCGACGCGCGACGTGATCGCGGTCGAGGGCGAGGCAGTGTACCGGCAGTTCATCGCCGGCCTCCTGGATGTGACCGACAACCGTGTGCGCGGCGAAGTCGTGCGCCCGGCCGAGACGGTCTGCTATGACGATCCCGATCCTTATCTGGTGGTGGCGGCCGACAAGGGCACCGCGACCTTCTCCGACATTGCCAACGGCATCGCGGTCAAGCGCGGCTTCTGGCTGGGCGATGCGTTCGCCTCGGGCGGCTCCAACGGCTACGACCACAAGAAGCTCGGCATCACCGCCAAGGGCGCATGGGAAGCGGTCAAGCGCCACTTCTACGAACTCGGCCACGACCTGAACACGACACCGATCACCGCCGTCGGCGTGGGCGACATGTCGGGCGACGTGTTCGGCAACGGCATGCTGCTGTCAAACCAGATGAAGCTGGTGGCGGCGTTCGACCACCGCCACATCTTCGTCGATCCCAATCCCGATCCGGCGGTGTCGCTTGCCGAGCGCGAGCGCATGTTCGCGCTGCCACGCTCGTCCTGGGACGATTACGACAAGAGCCTGATCTCGGCGGGCGGCGGAGTGTGGCCGCGCACCGCGCGCTCGATCGAACTGTCGGCCGAAGCGCGCACGGCGCTCGGCATCGCGGCGACCAGCGTGACGCCGGAAGAGCTGATGCACGCCATCCTGATGGCGCCGGTCGACCTGTTCTACAACGGCGGCATCGGCACCTACATCAAGGCGTCCACCGAGACCAACGAGCAGGTGAAGGACCGCGCCAACGACGCCATCCGCGTCGACGGCGCCGACCTGCGCTGCAAGGTGGTTTCCGAAGGCGGCAACCTTGGCGCGACCCAGGCCGGCCGCATCGAATTTGCATTGAAGGGCGGCCACATCTTCACCGACGCGATCGACAACTCCGCCGGCGTGGATTGCTCCGACCATGAAGTGAACGTGAAAATCTGGCTCGATACCGAGGTCAACGCCGGCATCCTGAGCGAGCAAGAGCGCAACCGCCTGCTGACCGACATCACGCCGGATATCGTGTCGCTGGTGTTGCGCGACAACGCGCTGCAGACCCACCTGCTGACGCGCGAAACGCAGGCGCAGGCGGACAGCGCGGCGCAGGACAGCTACGCTGCGCTGATCGCGAACCTGGAAGCGGAAGGCGTGATTTCGCGCAAGCTGGAGCAGCTGCCCTCCGCGGTCGAGCTGGCCGAACGCAAGGCGCAAGGACATGGCCTGACCGCGCCGGAGCTGGCGGTCGTGCTGGCCCACGTGAAGAACCGCTACAAGCGCATCCTGGCTGAGCTGCCGCTGACGCAGCAGCCATGGGCGACGACGCTGCTCACGCCGTACTTCCCACCGGCGCTGGTAGCCGGCCGCAATCCGCTGGAGCATCCGCTGGCCAATGCGATTCTCGCCACCGTGCTGGCCAACGAAGCGGTCAACCGCTGCGGCCCGGTGATGGTGGCCGAGATCGCCGCCGCGCGCGGCGTGAAGGAAACCGAGGTGCTGTGCGCCTGGGCCCAGGCGTGGGCCGCGCTGAACCTGGCGCCGGTGTTCGCGACGCTCGACGCGCATGCCTTGCAGGTGCCGCGCGACGTGTCGATCGAGATCGACCGCCATACCCGCGCGCTGCAGAAAGCGGTGATGGCTGGCGTGCTGTCCGTGCCCGAGCAGCAGCTGCGTGAAAGCGGCGCGCTGCGCGAGCTGACGCAGCTGTTCAGCCGGCCGCAGGCGGTGCGTGAGCTGGCGCCGGTAAGCGAATCGACGCTTGCCGCGCAAGGCTTGCCGGCCGATTTCGCGCAGGCTTGCGAAACGGTGGAAGCGCTCGAAGGCATCGCCGACTTCCTGTTCGCCGGCCTCTCGGTGCCGCGTCCGGAAGGCATGAGCCTGCCGCAATTCCTGCAACTGGGCATGGCCTTGCGGCGCCAGGCCGGCATCGACGGGCTGGAACGGGTGCTGATGCACGCGCCGGCCAGCGCCTCGCAGGCGCCGCTGCGCGATCACGCCCTGCAGGCATTGCGGCGCGCCCAGCAACGTCTGCTGATGCGCCTGCTGCAGCAGATCCCGGTCGGCAGCAAACCGTCCGACAGCCCGGCGGCGGTCGTCGAGGCGCTGATGCGCAAGCTCAAGGTCGGCGCCGTCCAGGCCGGCGCGCAGCCGGGACTGGAGCATGCGGTGCTGGATGCGTGGGCCCTGTCGGAAGCCGCGTCGTCGGCGACCGACGCCGCCTGA
- a CDS encoding EAL domain-containing response regulator, whose product MFDGSVPDENNASAKTALVVDDGPVERLAGKAMLEKLGFTVTAAASGEEALQLLGSQAMDLVLCDISMPGMSGLALLEATRAHTRPPPFIMSSSHDDAESALASMHGGACGYLIKPLRFDTLRAAVVDALGKQRVTNPASQAEAPRDALTGLANRQEFTRALTERMQNPQPGSPCGAVLFVKISGLNHINHSYGRAEGNKALQASARILSGLVRQDDLLARFGGDLFAIYFNGIDERLMEARTASVVETIEGTKMALAGDAFSLTVVAGGARGQTGMEPEELLNRADFALHLARDRGRKRVHIYSEADEVHKRELSRQLNLLAQARAALHDPKRMAMHYQPINDLVTGKISHYEALLRLLDEHGKPCNTGELIKVCEVFGMIGQMDRAVVKATLQDMTRLPGNANVAINLSGQSIGDPDLLQFIETQMNALKVDPTRVIFELTETAAFHNVDEVRQFVRHIKSLGCRFALDDFGVGFSSFYYIRELDFDYLKLDGSFIAKLPHSPNDQVFVRAMVEISRVFGLAVIAEWVEDHATAVMLRDFGVAFGQGYHFGKPAPLPHGG is encoded by the coding sequence ATGTTCGACGGCAGTGTACCCGACGAAAACAACGCTTCGGCCAAAACCGCCCTGGTGGTCGACGACGGCCCGGTGGAGCGCCTGGCCGGCAAGGCGATGCTGGAAAAGCTCGGCTTCACGGTGACCGCCGCAGCCAGCGGCGAGGAAGCGCTCCAGCTGCTCGGCAGCCAGGCCATGGACCTGGTGCTGTGCGATATTTCGATGCCCGGCATGAGCGGCCTCGCCTTGCTGGAGGCCACGCGCGCGCACACGCGCCCGCCGCCGTTCATCATGTCGTCCAGCCACGACGACGCTGAAAGCGCGCTGGCGTCCATGCATGGCGGCGCTTGCGGCTACCTGATCAAGCCGCTGCGCTTCGATACCCTGCGCGCCGCAGTAGTGGACGCGCTCGGCAAGCAGCGGGTTACGAATCCTGCATCGCAGGCCGAAGCGCCGCGTGACGCCCTCACCGGACTGGCCAACAGGCAGGAATTCACGCGCGCGCTGACCGAGCGCATGCAAAATCCCCAGCCAGGCTCGCCTTGCGGCGCGGTGCTGTTCGTCAAAATCTCCGGCCTCAACCATATCAACCACAGCTACGGCCGCGCCGAAGGGAACAAGGCGCTGCAGGCGTCAGCCCGCATCCTGTCCGGACTGGTGCGCCAGGACGACTTGCTGGCGCGCTTCGGTGGCGACCTGTTCGCGATCTATTTCAACGGCATCGACGAAAGGCTGATGGAAGCGCGCACCGCGAGCGTGGTGGAGACCATCGAAGGAACCAAGATGGCGCTGGCCGGCGACGCATTTTCGTTGACGGTGGTAGCCGGCGGCGCCCGCGGGCAAACCGGCATGGAGCCGGAAGAGCTGCTCAACCGCGCCGACTTCGCGCTCCACCTGGCGCGCGACCGAGGCCGCAAGCGCGTCCATATCTACAGCGAAGCCGACGAAGTGCACAAGCGGGAACTGTCGCGCCAGCTCAACCTGCTGGCCCAGGCGCGCGCCGCGCTGCACGACCCGAAGCGCATGGCGATGCACTACCAGCCGATCAACGATCTCGTCACCGGCAAGATCAGTCACTACGAAGCACTGCTGCGTCTCCTCGACGAGCACGGCAAGCCGTGCAATACCGGCGAGCTGATCAAGGTGTGCGAAGTGTTCGGCATGATCGGCCAGATGGACCGCGCCGTGGTGAAAGCGACGCTGCAGGACATGACGCGCCTGCCCGGCAATGCGAACGTGGCGATCAACCTGTCGGGCCAGTCAATCGGCGACCCCGACCTGCTGCAGTTCATCGAAACCCAGATGAACGCGCTGAAGGTGGATCCGACGCGCGTCATCTTCGAGCTGACCGAAACCGCCGCCTTCCACAACGTCGATGAAGTGCGCCAGTTCGTGCGGCATATCAAGAGCTTGGGATGCCGCTTCGCGCTGGACGATTTCGGCGTCGGATTCTCCTCGTTCTACTACATAAGGGAACTCGATTTCGACTACCTGAAGCTGGACGGTTCCTTCATCGCCAAGCTGCCGCACAGCCCGAACGACCAGGTGTTCGTGCGAGCAATGGTGGAGATTTCGCGCGTGTTCGGCCTGGCGGTGATCGCCGAATGGGTGGAAGACCACGCGACGGCGGTGATGCTGCGCGACTTCGGCGTGGCGTTCGGGCAGGGCTACCACTTCGGCAAGCCTGCCCCGCTGCCGCACGGCGGTTGA
- a CDS encoding response regulator, which yields MMRQQDARQDMSKGAATGGMGDLFAGLNHDVRTSMNGVTGMLALLLDSGLTDAQRQLASQALRCAGDLMALFDADAASPCAARRQDAPPFLAAPFLAGCRILVVDDNSVNRTVAQRLAENLGCAVEAAADGEQAVAMHAAHPYHLILMDCQMPRMDGYQATQRIRALDGAAGRVPVIAVTACAAPEERERCLCAGMDDFVAKPLRPGDLEDALARWLPASAPVHCAPAACADELDLVRDMFGADFAELARLYSSDGAPRIEAMRRAGAAGDCAQAAKFAHALAGSSVSIGATGLSVLCKELELRAKAGELDDFGARLADIEAEYGRVCSKLQAMLGAPGLESFDNGMTLKRQG from the coding sequence ATGATGAGACAGCAGGACGCACGCCAGGACATGAGCAAGGGTGCCGCGACCGGCGGCATGGGAGACTTGTTCGCCGGATTGAATCACGACGTCCGCACGTCGATGAACGGCGTGACGGGCATGCTGGCGCTTTTGCTCGACAGCGGTCTGACCGACGCGCAGCGGCAGCTCGCCTCGCAGGCGCTGCGCTGCGCCGGGGACTTGATGGCGCTGTTCGACGCGGACGCCGCCTCCCCTTGTGCGGCGCGCCGGCAAGACGCCCCCCCATTTCTCGCCGCCCCCTTCCTCGCCGGCTGCCGCATCCTTGTCGTCGATGACAATTCCGTCAACCGGACCGTGGCACAGCGCTTGGCGGAAAACCTGGGGTGCGCCGTCGAGGCCGCTGCCGACGGCGAACAGGCCGTCGCGATGCATGCGGCGCACCCTTACCACCTGATCCTGATGGATTGCCAGATGCCGCGGATGGACGGTTATCAGGCCACGCAGCGCATCCGCGCGCTCGATGGCGCCGCCGGACGCGTGCCCGTCATCGCGGTGACTGCCTGCGCGGCTCCCGAGGAGCGCGAACGCTGCCTGTGCGCGGGCATGGATGATTTCGTCGCCAAGCCGTTACGCCCGGGAGACCTGGAGGACGCGCTCGCGCGCTGGCTGCCGGCCTCCGCGCCGGTGCATTGCGCGCCGGCCGCCTGCGCCGACGAACTGGACCTGGTGCGCGACATGTTCGGCGCCGATTTCGCCGAGCTGGCAAGGCTTTACAGCAGCGACGGCGCGCCGCGCATCGAGGCCATGCGCCGCGCCGGCGCAGCCGGCGACTGCGCGCAAGCTGCCAAGTTCGCCCATGCGCTCGCCGGCAGCAGCGTGTCGATCGGCGCAACCGGCCTGTCGGTGCTCTGCAAGGAACTGGAGCTGCGCGCGAAAGCGGGCGAGCTGGACGATTTCGGCGCCAGGCTGGCAGATATCGAGGCCGAGTACGGCCGCGTCTGCAGCAAGCTGCAGGCGATGCTCGGCGCGCCCGGTCTGGAATCGTTCGACAACGGCATGACACTCAAGCGGCAAGGATAA